The Thermodesulfobacteriota bacterium genome includes the window CGCATCCGTAACGCCGGGGCGATATTCCTCGGCGCCTATTCGCCCGAGGCCGGGGGCGACTACCTGGCCGGGCCGAACCACACGCTTCCGACGGGCGGGACCGCGCGCTTTTCGTCCCCGCTCGGGGTGTACGATTTTATAAAACGGTCCAGCGTGATACAGTTCTCAAAGGAGGAGTTCCTCTCGCTCGCCCCGTCGATCGAGCGGTTCGCCCGGGTAGAGGGGCTCGAGGCCCACGCAAAGAGCGTCACTATAAGACGAACGAAGAAGTAAGGAGGCAACATGTCTGCGAAGGCCCAGAGAAAAGGGAAGGTAAAGAGGAAGACTACCGAGACGGATATAGCCCTTGAGCTAAACCTCGACGGAACGGGCAAGCACGACGTGAAGACCGGGATACCGTTCTTCGACCACATGCTCGCACTCTTCGCGAGGCACGGCCTCTTCGACCTCAAGGTACGGGCAAAGGGCGACATAGAGGTGGACTTCCACCACACGGTGGAGGACGTGGGCCTCTCTCTCGGCGAGGCGCTTAAGAAGGCGCTCAAGACGAAGGCCGGCATAAAGAGGTACGGCCGCGCGGACGTGCCCATGATGGACGCGCTCGCCACCGTGGTGCTCGACCTTGGCGGCAGGCCGAACTTAGTCTATACCGTCGCCAAGAAATCCTCCGGCGTAAGCCGCCGGGGAAGAAAGGACGAGTTCGGCATGGACCTCGCCGAGGAGTTCATGAAGGCCTTTTCCAATAACGCCGGGGCGGACCTGCACGTAATGCTCCACTACGGAAAAGACCTCCACCACTCGGTGGAGGCCGTCTACAAGGCGCTCGGCAGGGCGCTCGCCGAGGCAGTGGCAAAGGACAAGAGGATCAAGGGGGCGATGTCCACCAAGGGAAAGTTTTAACTTTTTTCCATTTCCACTTTCCCTTTCACCTTCACCCCCCACCCCCTCCCCTGCCCCATCATAGTAAAGGGTGTTTATGATAGCGATAGTAGACTACGATATGGGGAACCTGAGGAGCGTGGCCAAGGCCCTTGAACGGGTGGGCGCCGAGGCCGTGGTTACAAGGGACCCGTCCGCCATCCGGGACGCGAGCCACATCGTGCTCCCCGGGGTCGGGGCCTTCAAGGACTGCATGCGGAAGCTCGAAGACTACGGGTTGGTGGAGCCG containing:
- the hisB gene encoding imidazoleglycerol-phosphate dehydratase HisB — encoded protein: MSAKAQRKGKVKRKTTETDIALELNLDGTGKHDVKTGIPFFDHMLALFARHGLFDLKVRAKGDIEVDFHHTVEDVGLSLGEALKKALKTKAGIKRYGRADVPMMDALATVVLDLGGRPNLVYTVAKKSSGVSRRGRKDEFGMDLAEEFMKAFSNNAGADLHVMLHYGKDLHHSVEAVYKALGRALAEAVAKDKRIKGAMSTKGKF